In Pseudoliparis swirei isolate HS2019 ecotype Mariana Trench chromosome 2, NWPU_hadal_v1, whole genome shotgun sequence, the following are encoded in one genomic region:
- the tmem182a gene encoding transmembrane protein 182 isoform X2: MKLSVALFFAGLFGALAAVFILLSFGTDYWLLASESCHPNPDGSVGPDGVTVERGDVVMEDGASDVTLYHEGFFWRCSFGGNVGDDNLLWKLWFTNQPHSKICMHAYLFPFPVSHQTHNATEYETAIIYRGFWSIFMLIGVAAVVLGGFVIICAAPFASPRLYKAGGGLFLASGLFLLCVVVMYVLWVQVLGVVDVYVDHQRSTLCPDFQLSLNYGLSFMFAPVGIFFCLLAGLLFLLIGRTIQINYH; the protein is encoded by the exons ATGAAGCTCAGCGTGGCGTTGTTTTTCGCAGGGCTCTTTGGGGCGTTGGCAGCtgtgttcatcctcctctcGTTTGGAACTGATTACTGGCTGCTGGCCTCCGAGAGTTGCCATCCGAACCCGGATGGATCTGTCGGTCCGGATGGAGTGACCGTAGAG CGCGGAGATGTGGTGATGGAGGACGGCGCTAGTGATGTCACTCTATATCATGAAGGTTTTTTCTGGAGGTGTTCGTTTGGAGGCAACGTAGGTGACGACAACCTGTTGTGGAAGCTCTGGTTCA CAAATCAGCCTCACTCGAAGATTTGCATGCACGCCTACCTCTTCCCATTTCCTGTGTCTCATCAGACCCACAATGCCACGGAGTATGAAACGGCCATCA TCTACAGAGGTTTCTGGAGCATCTTCATGCTTATCGGCGTGGCAGCTGTCGTGCTCGGCGGGTTCGTCATCATCTGTGCTGCTCCGTTCGCCAGCCCCCGGTTGTATAAAGCAGGCGGCGGCCTCTTCCTGGCCTCCG GCCTGTTCCTGCTCTGTGTGGTGGTGATGTACGTACTGTGGGTGCAGGTGTTGGGTGTGGTGGATGTCTACGTAGACCACCAGCGCTCTACACTGTGTCCAGACTTCCAGCTGTCCCTCAACTACGGGCTGTCCTTCATGTTCGCCCCCGTCGGCATCTTCTTCTGCCTCCTGGCcggccttctcttcctcctcattggCCGAACCATCCAGATTAACTACCACTGA
- the tmem182a gene encoding transmembrane protein 182 isoform X3 — MKLSVALFFAGLFGALAAVFILLSFGTDYWLLASESCHPNPDGSVGPDGVTVEVGVGLQSQRGDVVMEDGASDVTLYHEGFFWRCSFGGNVGDDNLLWKLWFTNQPHSKICMHAYLFPFPVSHQTHNATEYETAIIYRGFWSIFMLIGVAAVVLGGFVIICAAPFASPRLYKAGGGLFLASGVGCGGCLRRPPALYTVSRLPAVPQLRAVLHVRPRRHLLLPPGRPSLPPHWPNHPD, encoded by the exons ATGAAGCTCAGCGTGGCGTTGTTTTTCGCAGGGCTCTTTGGGGCGTTGGCAGCtgtgttcatcctcctctcGTTTGGAACTGATTACTGGCTGCTGGCCTCCGAGAGTTGCCATCCGAACCCGGATGGATCTGTCGGTCCGGATGGAGTGACCGTAGAGGTGGGTGTTGGACTTCAGTCACAG CGCGGAGATGTGGTGATGGAGGACGGCGCTAGTGATGTCACTCTATATCATGAAGGTTTTTTCTGGAGGTGTTCGTTTGGAGGCAACGTAGGTGACGACAACCTGTTGTGGAAGCTCTGGTTCA CAAATCAGCCTCACTCGAAGATTTGCATGCACGCCTACCTCTTCCCATTTCCTGTGTCTCATCAGACCCACAATGCCACGGAGTATGAAACGGCCATCA TCTACAGAGGTTTCTGGAGCATCTTCATGCTTATCGGCGTGGCAGCTGTCGTGCTCGGCGGGTTCGTCATCATCTGTGCTGCTCCGTTCGCCAGCCCCCGGTTGTATAAAGCAGGCGGCGGCCTCTTCCTGGCCTCCG GTGTTGGGTGTGGTGGATGTCTACGTAGACCACCAGCGCTCTACACTGTGTCCAGACTTCCAGCTGTCCCTCAACTACGGGCTGTCCTTCATGTTCGCCCCCGTCGGCATCTTCTTCTGCCTCCTGGCcggccttctcttcctcctcattggCCGAACCATCCAGATTAA
- the tmem182a gene encoding transmembrane protein 182 isoform X1 — MKLSVALFFAGLFGALAAVFILLSFGTDYWLLASESCHPNPDGSVGPDGVTVEVGVGLQSQRGDVVMEDGASDVTLYHEGFFWRCSFGGNVGDDNLLWKLWFTNQPHSKICMHAYLFPFPVSHQTHNATEYETAIIYRGFWSIFMLIGVAAVVLGGFVIICAAPFASPRLYKAGGGLFLASGLFLLCVVVMYVLWVQVLGVVDVYVDHQRSTLCPDFQLSLNYGLSFMFAPVGIFFCLLAGLLFLLIGRTIQINYH, encoded by the exons ATGAAGCTCAGCGTGGCGTTGTTTTTCGCAGGGCTCTTTGGGGCGTTGGCAGCtgtgttcatcctcctctcGTTTGGAACTGATTACTGGCTGCTGGCCTCCGAGAGTTGCCATCCGAACCCGGATGGATCTGTCGGTCCGGATGGAGTGACCGTAGAGGTGGGTGTTGGACTTCAGTCACAG CGCGGAGATGTGGTGATGGAGGACGGCGCTAGTGATGTCACTCTATATCATGAAGGTTTTTTCTGGAGGTGTTCGTTTGGAGGCAACGTAGGTGACGACAACCTGTTGTGGAAGCTCTGGTTCA CAAATCAGCCTCACTCGAAGATTTGCATGCACGCCTACCTCTTCCCATTTCCTGTGTCTCATCAGACCCACAATGCCACGGAGTATGAAACGGCCATCA TCTACAGAGGTTTCTGGAGCATCTTCATGCTTATCGGCGTGGCAGCTGTCGTGCTCGGCGGGTTCGTCATCATCTGTGCTGCTCCGTTCGCCAGCCCCCGGTTGTATAAAGCAGGCGGCGGCCTCTTCCTGGCCTCCG GCCTGTTCCTGCTCTGTGTGGTGGTGATGTACGTACTGTGGGTGCAGGTGTTGGGTGTGGTGGATGTCTACGTAGACCACCAGCGCTCTACACTGTGTCCAGACTTCCAGCTGTCCCTCAACTACGGGCTGTCCTTCATGTTCGCCCCCGTCGGCATCTTCTTCTGCCTCCTGGCcggccttctcttcctcctcattggCCGAACCATCCAGATTAACTACCACTGA